In one window of Rhinopithecus roxellana isolate Shanxi Qingling chromosome 15, ASM756505v1, whole genome shotgun sequence DNA:
- the RASSF7 gene encoding ras association domain-containing protein 7 isoform X2, with protein sequence MLLGLAAMELKVWVDGIQRVVCGVSEQTTCQEVVIALAQAIGQTGRFVLVQRLREKERQLLPEECPVGAQATCGQFASDVQFVLRRTGPSLAGRPSSDNCPPPERCPIRASLPAKPRAALGCEPRKTLTPGPAPSLSPPGPAPPVTPTPGCCTDLQGLELRVQRNAEELGHEAFWEQELRREQAREREGQARLQALSAATAEHAARLQALDAQARALEAELQLAAEAPGPPSPMASATERLRQDLAVQERQSAEVQGSLALVSRALEAAERALQAQSQELEELNRELRQCNLQQFIQQTGAALPPPPQPDRGPPGTQGPLPPAREESLLGTPPSPMLVPSLGPEVAPMKQNSWR encoded by the exons ATGTTGTTGGGGCTGGCGGCCATGGAGCTGAAGGTGTGGGTGGATGGCATCCAGCGTGTGGTCTGTGGGGTCTCGGAGCAGACCACCTGCCAGGAAGTGGTCATCGCACTAGCCCAAGCAATAG GCCAGACTGGCCGCTTTGTGCTTGTGCAGCGGCTTAGGGAGAAGGAGCGGCAGCTGCTGCCAGAGGAGTGTCCAGTGGGCGCCCAGGCCACCTGCGGACAGTTCGCCAGTGATGTCCAGTTTGTCCTGAGGCGCACAGGGCCCAGCCTGGCTGGAAGGCCCTCCTCAGACAACTGTCCACCCCCGGAACGCTGCCCAATTCGTGCCAGCCTCCCTGCAAAGCCACGGGCAGCGCTGGGCTGTGAGCCCCGCAAAACACTGACCCCGGGGCCAGCCCCCAGCCTCTCACCCCCTGGGCCTGCACCCCCTGTGACACCCACACCAGGTTGCTGCACAGACCTGCAGGGCCTGGAGCTCAGGGTGCAGAGGAATGCTGAGGAGCTGGGCCATGAGGCCTTCTGGGAACAGGAACTGCGTCGGGAGCAAGCCCGGGAGCGAGAGGGACAGGCACGCCTGCAGGCGCTAAGCGCGGCCACTGCTGAGCATGCCGCCCGGCTGCAGGCCCTGGATGCTCAGGCCCGTGCCCTGGAGGCTGAGCTGCAGCTGGCAGCGGAGGCCCCTGGGCCCCCTTCACCTATGGCATCTGCCACTGAGCGCCTGCGCCAGGACCTGGCTGTTCAGGAGCGGCAGAGTGCGGAGGTGCAGGGCAGCCTGGCTCTGGTGAGCCGGGCCCTGGAGGCTGCAGAGCGAGCCCTGCAG GCTCAGTCTCAGGAGCTGGAGGAGCTGAACCGGGAACTCCGTCAGTGCAACCTGCAGCAGTTCATCCAGCAGACTGGGGCTGCGCTGCCACCGCCCCCACAGCCTGACAGGGGCCCTCCTGGCACTCAG GGCCCTCTGCCTCCAGCCAGAGAGGAGTCCCTCCTGGGCACCCCCCCGAGTCCCATGCTGGTGCCCAGCCTAGGCCCCGAGG TGGCCCCCATGAAGCAGAACTCCTGGAGGTAG
- the RASSF7 gene encoding ras association domain-containing protein 7 isoform X1, translated as MLLGLAAMELKVWVDGIQRVVCGVSEQTTCQEVVIALAQAIGQTGRFVLVQRLREKERQLLPEECPVGAQATCGQFASDVQFVLRRTGPSLAGRPSSDNCPPPERCPIRASLPAKPRAALGCEPRKTLTPGPAPSLSPPGPAPPVTPTPGCCTDLQGLELRVQRNAEELGHEAFWEQELRREQAREREGQARLQALSAATAEHAARLQALDAQARALEAELQLAAEAPGPPSPMASATERLRQDLAVQERQSAEVQGSLALVSRALEAAERALQAQSQELEELNRELRQCNLQQFIQQTGAALPPPPQPDRGPPGTQGPLPPAREESLLGTPPSPMLVPSLGPEGMSALHLPWGTRPSCGRSHLSLCPPAVAPMKQNSWR; from the exons ATGTTGTTGGGGCTGGCGGCCATGGAGCTGAAGGTGTGGGTGGATGGCATCCAGCGTGTGGTCTGTGGGGTCTCGGAGCAGACCACCTGCCAGGAAGTGGTCATCGCACTAGCCCAAGCAATAG GCCAGACTGGCCGCTTTGTGCTTGTGCAGCGGCTTAGGGAGAAGGAGCGGCAGCTGCTGCCAGAGGAGTGTCCAGTGGGCGCCCAGGCCACCTGCGGACAGTTCGCCAGTGATGTCCAGTTTGTCCTGAGGCGCACAGGGCCCAGCCTGGCTGGAAGGCCCTCCTCAGACAACTGTCCACCCCCGGAACGCTGCCCAATTCGTGCCAGCCTCCCTGCAAAGCCACGGGCAGCGCTGGGCTGTGAGCCCCGCAAAACACTGACCCCGGGGCCAGCCCCCAGCCTCTCACCCCCTGGGCCTGCACCCCCTGTGACACCCACACCAGGTTGCTGCACAGACCTGCAGGGCCTGGAGCTCAGGGTGCAGAGGAATGCTGAGGAGCTGGGCCATGAGGCCTTCTGGGAACAGGAACTGCGTCGGGAGCAAGCCCGGGAGCGAGAGGGACAGGCACGCCTGCAGGCGCTAAGCGCGGCCACTGCTGAGCATGCCGCCCGGCTGCAGGCCCTGGATGCTCAGGCCCGTGCCCTGGAGGCTGAGCTGCAGCTGGCAGCGGAGGCCCCTGGGCCCCCTTCACCTATGGCATCTGCCACTGAGCGCCTGCGCCAGGACCTGGCTGTTCAGGAGCGGCAGAGTGCGGAGGTGCAGGGCAGCCTGGCTCTGGTGAGCCGGGCCCTGGAGGCTGCAGAGCGAGCCCTGCAG GCTCAGTCTCAGGAGCTGGAGGAGCTGAACCGGGAACTCCGTCAGTGCAACCTGCAGCAGTTCATCCAGCAGACTGGGGCTGCGCTGCCACCGCCCCCACAGCCTGACAGGGGCCCTCCTGGCACTCAG GGCCCTCTGCCTCCAGCCAGAGAGGAGTCCCTCCTGGGCACCCCCCCGAGTCCCATGCTGGTGCCCAGCCTAGGCCCCGAGGGTATGTCTGCGCTCCACCTCCCCTGGGGCACCAGGCCCTCCTGTGGCCGCAGCCACCTCAGCCTGTGTCCTCCCGCAGTGGCCCCCATGAAGCAGAACTCCTGGAGGTAG
- the RASSF7 gene encoding ras association domain-containing protein 7 isoform X4, translated as MLLGLAAMELKVWVDGIQRVVCGVSEQTTCQEVVIALAQAIGQTGRFVLVQRLREKERQLLPEECPVGAQATCGQFASDVQFVLRRTGPSLAGRPSSDNCPPPERCPIRASLPAKPRAALGCEPRKTLTPGPAPSLSPPGPAPPVTPTPGCCTDLQGLELRVQRNAEELGHEAFWEQELRREQAREREGQARLQALSAATAEHAARLQALDAQARALEAELQLAAEAPGPPSPMASATERLRQDLAVQERQSAEVQGSLALVSRALEAAERALQAQSQELEELNRELRQCNLQQFIQQTGAALPPPPQPDRGPPGTQWPP; from the exons ATGTTGTTGGGGCTGGCGGCCATGGAGCTGAAGGTGTGGGTGGATGGCATCCAGCGTGTGGTCTGTGGGGTCTCGGAGCAGACCACCTGCCAGGAAGTGGTCATCGCACTAGCCCAAGCAATAG GCCAGACTGGCCGCTTTGTGCTTGTGCAGCGGCTTAGGGAGAAGGAGCGGCAGCTGCTGCCAGAGGAGTGTCCAGTGGGCGCCCAGGCCACCTGCGGACAGTTCGCCAGTGATGTCCAGTTTGTCCTGAGGCGCACAGGGCCCAGCCTGGCTGGAAGGCCCTCCTCAGACAACTGTCCACCCCCGGAACGCTGCCCAATTCGTGCCAGCCTCCCTGCAAAGCCACGGGCAGCGCTGGGCTGTGAGCCCCGCAAAACACTGACCCCGGGGCCAGCCCCCAGCCTCTCACCCCCTGGGCCTGCACCCCCTGTGACACCCACACCAGGTTGCTGCACAGACCTGCAGGGCCTGGAGCTCAGGGTGCAGAGGAATGCTGAGGAGCTGGGCCATGAGGCCTTCTGGGAACAGGAACTGCGTCGGGAGCAAGCCCGGGAGCGAGAGGGACAGGCACGCCTGCAGGCGCTAAGCGCGGCCACTGCTGAGCATGCCGCCCGGCTGCAGGCCCTGGATGCTCAGGCCCGTGCCCTGGAGGCTGAGCTGCAGCTGGCAGCGGAGGCCCCTGGGCCCCCTTCACCTATGGCATCTGCCACTGAGCGCCTGCGCCAGGACCTGGCTGTTCAGGAGCGGCAGAGTGCGGAGGTGCAGGGCAGCCTGGCTCTGGTGAGCCGGGCCCTGGAGGCTGCAGAGCGAGCCCTGCAG GCTCAGTCTCAGGAGCTGGAGGAGCTGAACCGGGAACTCCGTCAGTGCAACCTGCAGCAGTTCATCCAGCAGACTGGGGCTGCGCTGCCACCGCCCCCACAGCCTGACAGGGGCCCTCCTGGCACTCAG TGGCCCCCATGA
- the RASSF7 gene encoding ras association domain-containing protein 7 isoform X3: protein MLLGLAAMELKVWVDGIQRVVCGVSEQTTCQEVVIALAQAIGQTGRFVLVQRLREKERQLLPEECPVGAQATCGQFASDVQFVLRRTGPSLAGRPSSDNCPPPERCPIRASLPAKPRAALGCEPRKTLTPGPAPSLSPPGPAPPVTPTPGCCTDLQGLELRVQRNAEELGHEAFWEQELRREQAREREGQARLQALSAATAEHAARLQALDAQARALEAELQLAAEAPGPPSPMASATERLRQDLAVQERQSAEVQGSLALVSRALEAAERALQAQSQELEELNRELRQCNLQQFIQQTGAALPPPPQPDRGPPGTQVGVVLGGGWEWPP, encoded by the exons ATGTTGTTGGGGCTGGCGGCCATGGAGCTGAAGGTGTGGGTGGATGGCATCCAGCGTGTGGTCTGTGGGGTCTCGGAGCAGACCACCTGCCAGGAAGTGGTCATCGCACTAGCCCAAGCAATAG GCCAGACTGGCCGCTTTGTGCTTGTGCAGCGGCTTAGGGAGAAGGAGCGGCAGCTGCTGCCAGAGGAGTGTCCAGTGGGCGCCCAGGCCACCTGCGGACAGTTCGCCAGTGATGTCCAGTTTGTCCTGAGGCGCACAGGGCCCAGCCTGGCTGGAAGGCCCTCCTCAGACAACTGTCCACCCCCGGAACGCTGCCCAATTCGTGCCAGCCTCCCTGCAAAGCCACGGGCAGCGCTGGGCTGTGAGCCCCGCAAAACACTGACCCCGGGGCCAGCCCCCAGCCTCTCACCCCCTGGGCCTGCACCCCCTGTGACACCCACACCAGGTTGCTGCACAGACCTGCAGGGCCTGGAGCTCAGGGTGCAGAGGAATGCTGAGGAGCTGGGCCATGAGGCCTTCTGGGAACAGGAACTGCGTCGGGAGCAAGCCCGGGAGCGAGAGGGACAGGCACGCCTGCAGGCGCTAAGCGCGGCCACTGCTGAGCATGCCGCCCGGCTGCAGGCCCTGGATGCTCAGGCCCGTGCCCTGGAGGCTGAGCTGCAGCTGGCAGCGGAGGCCCCTGGGCCCCCTTCACCTATGGCATCTGCCACTGAGCGCCTGCGCCAGGACCTGGCTGTTCAGGAGCGGCAGAGTGCGGAGGTGCAGGGCAGCCTGGCTCTGGTGAGCCGGGCCCTGGAGGCTGCAGAGCGAGCCCTGCAG GCTCAGTCTCAGGAGCTGGAGGAGCTGAACCGGGAACTCCGTCAGTGCAACCTGCAGCAGTTCATCCAGCAGACTGGGGCTGCGCTGCCACCGCCCCCACAGCCTGACAGGGGCCCTCCTGGCACTCAGGTCGGAGTGGTTCTTGGGGGAGGCTGGGAG TGGCCCCCATGA